Proteins from one Desulfomicrobium macestii genomic window:
- a CDS encoding 4Fe-4S binding protein yields MYFSARVDNDRCIGCKLCITACPEPNVIAFLPEQKLVVVKESRCKGCGLCVTVCQKEALEVT; encoded by the coding sequence ATGTATTTTTCAGCCAGAGTTGACAATGACAGATGTATAGGGTGCAAACTTTGCATTACAGCCTGTCCAGAACCCAACGTCATCGCATTCCTGCCTGAGCAGAAGCTAGTAGTAGTTAAAGAGAGTCGCTGCAAGGGCTGCGGTCTTTGCGTTACTGTTTGCCAGAAGGAGGCCCTTGAAGTCACCTAG